A stretch of Brassica rapa cultivar Chiifu-401-42 chromosome A08, CAAS_Brap_v3.01, whole genome shotgun sequence DNA encodes these proteins:
- the LOC117127326 gene encoding uncharacterized protein LOC117127326 — MSGRQYSLWPVILTPYNLPPDMCMEQEFLFLTILIPGPKHPKRSLDVFLQPLIEELKQLWSEGVRTYDCSLKNNFTMRAVLMWTISDFPAYGMLSGWTTHGRLSCPYCLGSTDAFQLKNGRKSCWFDCHRRFLPLAHPYRRNKTLFRHKKIVRDSPPPYLTGQQIEADIDYYGAQETVKVGGNWHVPGNMPDGYGVSHNWHKKSIFWELPYWKDLLLRHNLDVMHIEKNFFENIMNTLLNVPGKTKDNKKSRMDLPDICSRSELHIKSNGNVPVPIFRLSSAAKTTLFDWVASEVKFPDGYVSNMSRCIERGQKFSGMKSHDCHVFMQRLLPFAFAELLPANVHEALAAIGAFFRDLSTRTFKEEVIEQLHQNIPIILCNLEKIFPPSFFDVMEHLVVHLPYEALLRGPVHNGWMYPYERQMKHLKGKARNLAKVEGSIVAGSLTAETSNFTSYYFAPTVRTRKRVPRRYDDGGVPTSYPIDGVPDIFCEIGRFGGKTKEVWWSCEEDKHSAHTYILLNCEDAMTRYFERMFVSQVEEAIPGISATDVDTRKDKHFVKWLKSQVDYDDPYYPVWFHELVQGPVAKVTTSPMYFTRGFTFHTYEYGRHRATSNYGICVKGETDFYGILQEIIEVEFPGLLKLKCVLFKCEWFDPVVNRGIRYNKFGVVDVNFGRRYNKFEPFILASQAEQVSFLPYPRLRTSGINWVTAIKVTPRGRIVVGEEPPLQEEDAITEVEVPEQPTDEILLIDPQNFQYEDIPEDATDEAREDEFERSDDDDCNDSDENENDLE; from the exons atgtctggtagacaatattctttgtggccagtcattcttacgccgtataatttaccgccggatatgtgcatggaacaagaatttctatttttgacCATATTAATCCCAGGGCCGAAGCATCCAAAACGGTCTcttgatgtttttcttcaaccgttgatagaagagctaaagcaattgtggtcagaaggggtgaggacgtacgattgttccttgaaaaacaattttacgatgcgagcagtTCTGATGTGGACGATAAGTGATTTCCCTgcttatgggatgttgtctggctgGACAACACATGGAAGATTATCTTGTCCGTATTGTCTTGGATCCACGGATgcttttcaactgaagaatggtaggaagagttgttggtttgattgtcatcgtcggttTCTTCCACTTGCCCATCCGTACAGAAGAAATAAGACATTGTTTCGACACAAAAAAATTGTCAGAGACAGTCCTCCTCCATATCTCACCGGCCAGCAGATCGAAGCGGACATTGATTATTACGGAGCTCAGGAAACAGTTAAGGTTGGAGGAAATTGGCATGTTCCTGGAAATATGCCTGATGGGTATGGTGTATCTCACAATTGGcataagaagagtatattttgggagctaccctattggaaggatcttctcttACGCCACAATCtggatgtcatgcatatcgagaaaaacttttttgagaacatcatgaatacattacttaacgtccctgggaagacaaaagataacaaaaagtcAAGGATGGACTTAcctgatatttgctcaagaagtgaGTTACATATCAAGAGCAATGGAAACGTTCCTGTTCCCATCTTCCGGTTGTCATCAGCAGCCAAAACAACCTTGTTTGACTGGGTTGCATCGGAAGTTAAGTTTCCTGAtggttatgtttcaaatatgtcAAGATGTATTGAACGAGGTCAAAAGTTCTCCGGAATgaaaagtcatgattgtcatgtgtttatgcaacgactgcttccatttgcttttgccgagctccttccagcaaatGTCcacgaagcacttgcag ccATCGGAGCATTTTTCAGAGATCTTAGCACACGTACGTTCAAAGAAGAAGTCATCGAACAACTTCATCAGAACATTCCGATCATATTGTGCAacctggagaagatatttcctccttcattttttgacgtcatggagcatctagttgTCCACCTAccgtatgaagcattgcttcgtggacctgttcacaacggatggatgtatccgtATGAGCGACAGATGAAACATTTGAAGGGGAAAGCAAGAAATCTTGCAAAGGTAGAAGGTTCAATAGTTGCAGGGAGTTTGACAGCCGAAACATCTAACTTCACATCATACTACTTTGCTCCAACTGTTCGTACGAGAAAAAGAGTTCCTaggagatatgatgatggtggagtacCGACATCATATCCAATTGATGGTGTTCCTGACATTTTCTGCGAAATTGGACGGTTTGGTGGTAAAACGAAAGAAGTATGGTGGTCATGTgaagaagataaacatagtGCCCACACTTATATTCTGCTCAACTGCGAGGATGCAATGACCCGTTACTTTGAaag GATGTTTGTATCTCAAGTTGAAGAAGCAATACCAGGAATATCTGCAACTGATGTGGATACACGTAAAGATAAGCACTTTGTCAAGTGGTTAAAATCACAG gttgattatgacgatccTTATTATCCCGTATGGTTTCACGAATTGGTTCAAGGTCCAGTtgcaaaggtcaccacatcacctatgtatttcacacgaggattTACCTTTCACACATACGAGTATGGGAGACATCGGGCAACGAGTAACtacggaatatgtgtgaaaggtgaaACAGACTTTTACGGGATATTgcaggagattattgaagtggaatttccggggttattgaagctaaaatgcgtcctcttcaaatgtgaatggttcgatccTGTTGTGAACCGAGGGATTCggtataacaaatttggtgttgtggatgtcaattttgggagaagatacaacaaatttgagcctttcattttagcttcacaagccgagcaagttagcttccttccttatcctcggcTTCGAACTTCCGGGATAAACTGGGTAACTgctatcaaagttacacctcgtggaCGCATTGTCGTTGGAGAAGAACCGCCCTTGCAAGAAGAAGACGCTATCACTGAAGTTGAGGTACCAGAACAACCAACTGATGAAATCCTTTTGATCGACCCGCAAAACTTTCAATATGAAGATATTCCCGAAGATGCGACAGATGAAGCACGTGaagacgagttcgagagaagcgacgatgatgattgtaatgatagtgatgagaacgaaaacgatttagagtga
- the LOC117127327 gene encoding uncharacterized protein LOC117127327, translating to MAPRRKSRAPSYRDLFGDDGSGTSSSGPSSSGPSSSTAVPDSQPSQRVAWSPPPPQMPPPQMPPPHMPPPPPPAAAPEPVPEGAVHPDLRVPSYAPFARYTVEDLLAQPGREGLDVLDPDRPRGTYWFGANNRVGRSVSKTIKGYYDGAYPNWSKTPNHVKITWFKMFAQKWHWSLGITEMVKAEFVAKAKIRLCNTVSDWKDKWELDGYERKPTELTKDVWDGLIAYWKHPSSIKKANSCSASRKTKDKDGNLPMLHRTGQKPHAGIRLEVLEKTGVLPSLSDLFKMTHATSDGVFVDPASEKLAQAVATQIEERETQLT from the exons atGGCTCCTAGAAGAAAATCCAGAGCACCTAGTTATAGAGATTTGTTTGGCGACGATGGTTCCGGTACATCTTCTTCCGGTCCATCGTCTTCCGGTCCATCATCCTCCACCGCAGTTCCAGACTCTCAGCCTTCTCAGAGAGTTGCTTGGAGTCCTCCTCCACCGCAGATGCCTCCACCGCAAATGCCTCCACCGCAtatgcctccacctcctcctccagcggcTGCACCTGAGCCTGTCCCAGAAGGTGCAGTTCATCCGGATTTGCGTGTGCCTTCATATGCCCCATTCGCGAGATATACGGTAGAGGATTTGCTTGCCCAGCCTGGACGGGAGGGTTTGGATGTTCTAGACCCCGATAGACCCCGAGGAACTTATTg GTTTGGGGCTAACAACCGTGTTGGCCGGAGCGTTTCGAAAACGATTAAGGGTTACTACGACGGGGCATATCCGAACTGGAGCAAGACTCCAAATCACGTTAAGATCActtggtttaaaatgtttgcg cAAAAGTGGCATTGGTCTTTGGGAATCACTGAGATGGTGAAGGCGGAATTCGTTGCAAAAGCAAAGATCCGCCTCTGCAACACAGTCTCCGATTGGAAGGACAAGTGGGAGCTCGACGGGTATGAGAGAAAGCCCACTGAGCTCACGAAggatgtgtgggatggcctcatcgcctATTGGAAGCACCCCTCTTCGATCAAAAAGGCCAATTCGTGCTCGGCTTCTCGAAAAACGAAGGATAAAGATGGTAATTTGCCCATGCTTCACAGAACCGGCCAAAAACCACATGCAGGCATCCGTCTAGAAgtt ttggagAAGACGGGAGTCTTACCATCTCTGTCTGACCTATTCAAGATGACTCACGCCACATCCGACGGAGTCTTTGTGGATCCTGCATCTGAGAAACTCGCTCAAGCAGTGGCTACTCAGATTGAAGAACGGGAGACGCAACTAACTTAG
- the LOC103834054 gene encoding uncharacterized protein LOC103834054 has product MEEESLKALLILRPARVVIPPEDPAVQPVRLMDLIGDMIGDGDQPQKVVMVMVLVLVRHRMEKERGPDLGLVQGLVQELGLGLAQEEEEPQAVVLAMEVGLDTQVKGVDQAVEMVELLQVVERGANTAKIISISCSS; this is encoded by the coding sequence ATGGAGGAGGAGAGTCTGAAAGCCCTACTCATTCTGCGGCCAGCCCGAGTAGTGATCCCACCGGAGGATCCAGCGGTGCAACCGGTTCGGCTCATGGACCTAATTGGGGATATGATTGGGGATGGGGATCAACCCCAGAAGGTGGTTATGGTTATGGTTCTGGTTCTGGTTCGACACCGGATGGAAAAGGAAAGGGGACCGGATTTGGGTTTGGTTCAGGGTCTGGTTCAGGAACTGGGTTTGGGTTTGGctcaggaggaggaggagccacAGGCGGTGGTTCTGGCCATGGAAGTGGGACTGGACACGCAAGTGAAGGGGGTGGATCAGGCGGTGGAAATGGTGGAGCTTCTCCAGGTCGTAGAGAGAGGAGCCAACACCGCTAAAATAATAAGCATTTCTTGTTCATCTTAA